ACCCACCGAGGACGAGGACGGCGAGGCGACGCCCTACCGGCCGACCGGCGGCGACAATCCCTACGAGGGCATCGCCGACGACAGCCCGTACGGGTCAAGTCGGCGCGCGCCGGCGACGATCGGCCGGTCGCCGACCGCCGACGGCTTCCGCATCGTCCACCCCGAACCCGTGACGGACGTGCGACTGCTGCGCTGAAGGGCCGCCCGGGTCGGATCGAACGCCGACCCTACTCCTCGAGGATCTCTTCGTAGAACGCGACGTGCTCGTCGGCGACCGTCTCCCAGGTCCGTTCCTCGTACTCCAGGGGCGTGTCCGCGGCCAGCGCCTCGTCGATGCCGTCGGCGATGGAGTCGGAGTCGGTCTCGACCTCGACGACGCAGTCGTCGGGCAGGACCTCCG
This DNA window, taken from Halosimplex litoreum, encodes the following:
- a CDS encoding DUF7510 family protein, which produces MTAANATGPVSVDVDVDDGRTTIEVTGQRRVATVVRSESGERIYLPPEPTEDEDGEATPYRPTGGDNPYEGIADDSPYGSSRRAPATIGRSPTADGFRIVHPEPVTDVRLLR